A single window of Spirosoma linguale DSM 74 DNA harbors:
- a CDS encoding hypothetical protein (KEGG: dps:DPPA08 related to DNA primase PrmN1 (partial length)): MNTQQAKLLSLPDLLTKLGHQPARTLKAGKELWYCSPFRNELEPSFHTSFLGGKWIWNDFGDTGGNVLEFVMRYYNTDVSGALAQLDHLMGSPLQQSRSATSLPTKEPIVSASPLDEQQTLSLETVRPLSVDSSKGRALIHYLTHQRGIDPMLAAKYLLEVQYRNQLTGKTYFAVGINNETKGYEIRNAYFKSSLGRKGVSFIEGKKKGHIAVFEGFMDFLAALTYYQSSDLAMFQELVQGDVLIMNSAAFYQRTSELLRAGSYTKVALYLDNDTTGHKVRDLIQEQFPPYTTDYSKLYKDYKDFNEFLLAQLTDRSSTRSKG; encoded by the coding sequence TCAACCGGCTAGAACCCTGAAAGCAGGGAAAGAGCTTTGGTATTGTTCTCCTTTCAGAAACGAGCTGGAGCCCTCCTTCCATACCAGCTTCTTGGGCGGCAAGTGGATCTGGAACGATTTCGGCGATACCGGCGGCAATGTGCTCGAGTTCGTTATGCGCTACTATAACACCGATGTGAGCGGTGCCTTGGCTCAGTTGGATCACCTGATGGGGAGCCCACTCCAGCAAAGCCGGTCGGCTACATCCCTGCCAACCAAGGAGCCCATAGTATCTGCTAGTCCTCTCGACGAGCAGCAAACGCTCAGCTTAGAGACCGTACGCCCCCTTAGTGTTGACTCCAGTAAGGGCAGGGCATTGATCCACTATCTGACCCATCAACGGGGGATTGATCCCATGCTGGCGGCTAAGTACCTGCTCGAAGTGCAGTACCGCAATCAACTAACCGGTAAAACCTATTTCGCCGTCGGCATCAACAATGAGACAAAAGGCTATGAAATCAGAAACGCCTATTTTAAGAGCTCACTGGGCAGAAAAGGCGTCAGCTTCATCGAAGGCAAGAAGAAAGGCCACATTGCCGTCTTCGAAGGCTTTATGGACTTCCTGGCCGCGCTTACCTACTACCAGTCGAGCGACCTAGCTATGTTTCAGGAACTGGTGCAGGGCGATGTGTTGATCATGAATTCGGCTGCTTTTTACCAGCGCACCAGCGAGCTGCTCCGGGCCGGTAGCTACACCAAAGTCGCCTTGTACCTGGACAACGATACAACCGGCCACAAAGTCAGGGATCTGATTCAGGAGCAATTCCCCCCGTACACGACCGATTACTCCAAGCTGTACAAAGATTACAAAGATTTCAATGAGTTCTTGCTGGCTCAGCTAACTGATCGCAGCTCTACAAGGTCCAAGGGCTAA